ATGGAGGAAGGCTGCGTTGATGATCGACTGTCTCGCGAATACGGGAGTTGAAAGCGTTTCAGGGCTGTGGCTTGTGCCGGTCGGGGTCATCTTGGTTGGGGTGGCCATTGTTGTGTGGCGTGTGCGAAACGCTCGACTAGCCGTTCGAGGAGCTGCGCTTGTTCTTGCGCTCGGTCTCGGTCTGACGTTCTTCGGTGCTGGTCAGCCGGCCCATGCCGCCGTTGACTGCGATACCGCAGTGGTTGCTTCGCCATCCCCAGACAACACCGCGGCCGCCCCCGACTCGACGCCGCTCCCGTCCCCGCCCGTCCCGACGGGCATACCGACGCCGTCGCCAACGACGGCACCGCCCGTTGCTATTCCTGACTATGCCATCGGCATCCCCGCGTTCACGCTTCCCTATCCTCCACTTTCCGGAGACTTTGCGGTGAGGGTGCCGGCCAAGGTTACTAATCTTTCTGAGCATCAAGGAAGCGCTGGGGTTTCCGTTATCGTGCCTGCCGAACCCTCTGGCTATTGGGTAGTGAGCGATGTTCTGGATAGTTCGGGGCAGCGAGACCCAAACCTAAGCGTTGTTGTTCAGCCTGATGGCTCTGCGCTCATCTCGCTCGGAATCAACATCGCTCCCGAATCAGAGCTGTCGTTTCTGATCGAGTTGACGTATGACTTTGACAGTTGGGATCACTCGTTCATCCCAAATCCGGACGGTTCCGGATGCCGTCTCGAACGGCCGGTCTCGTCGATCTCGCTGCAGTTCGGGGCCGAGGTGCCCGTCTCTATCCCCGCGAACGGCGAAGCGGTTGCTGCGCTACCCGGTTCAAGCGAATGTTACCCACCGCCGTAATTAGCCAACGGTAGCGCCCGACACTGAGCCAGTGGTCACGGGCTCATCCCGTGCGTCGCCGCATCGCCCACCCCCTTAGGTTGGGCGTAGATGCGCCGTTGGGAGTGGCCTTCGTGAACTGGCGATAACGCTGTGCCAGCGGGAGGGTGCGGATTTATTCTTGGCTGGCGATGAGCACGAGCTGCCGCGCCACCTGGCGCTCTGCGTTGCTGAGTGGGTCCGCGTCCTCAGTCTCTCGCTCGTAGAGCAGCGAGCCGTCTAGCACGAGCGCAACGAGGTCCACATCCGTCACCCCGGTGAAGCCGCTCTTCTCCAAGACCCGAGTGAGCACGGCAAGTAAGCGAGGTCGCGAAGCAGCCATTACTGTGCTGAGTTCCGGGTCGTGCAGCGCATCAATCATTGGGTTGAGGCGTGCGCGAACGACGTCGCGGCCCACGTGTGGGGCATACCAGGTCTGGATCAGCAGCCTGGCCGTTTCAGTGGCCGACCGGGATGCGGTGGCCAGTTCATCCGCGATCTGCTGCGCAGCTTCCAGCCGGGTCGCTTCGGCGGCCTCGACGGCAAACGCATAGAGCTCTCGCCTG
The DNA window shown above is from Lysinibacter cavernae and carries:
- a CDS encoding TetR/AcrR family transcriptional regulator, which encodes MKKTLVDTPSSGPSAHERMVAAAANLLIDQGPDAITHRRVAEAANIPLGSANYFFPTRRELYAFAVEAAEATRLEAAQQIADELATASRSATETARLLIQTWYAPHVGRDVVRARLNPMIDALHDPELSTVMAASRPRLLAVLTRVLEKSGFTGVTDVDLVALVLDGSLLYERETEDADPLSNAERQVARQLVLIASQE